In Prunus dulcis chromosome 1, ALMONDv2, whole genome shotgun sequence, the following are encoded in one genomic region:
- the LOC117615968 gene encoding uncharacterized protein LOC117615968 isoform X2 — protein MGHGTKSLAKEKQLLKQINVSQKEGVCLFSSLEEEYHMLPEYYSWWHYERWYQTNQRNIVQYRLRQIQQLKWQRESLAVLLQGQWDEAIAKASGNANANANSAANAAANAIAKGKIWDSLGSKKSLLEQIKNTCKAIDGLTKLLLAVRPKINQVENELKAAGKDIETLQKKLPWIDQRKDEAHQCIHKLKKQQSEEI, from the exons ATGGGACACGGAACCAAAAGTTTGGCTAAGGAAAAACAGCTTCTGAAACAGATCAATGTGAGCCAGAAGGAGggtgtttgtttattttcctcACTTGAAGAGGAATATCATATGCTTCCTGAATAT TATTCGTGGTGGCATTACGAGAGATGGTATCAGACCAATCAGAGAAATATAGTTCAATACCGCCTAAGACAAATCCAACAACTTAAATGGCAAAGGGAAAGTTTGGCAGTTCTATTGCAAGGGCAATGGGATGAAGCTATTGCTAAAGCTAGTGGGAATGCTAATGCTAATGCCAATTCTGCTGCCAATGCTGCTGCCAATGCTATTGCCAAGGGAAAGATTTGGGATTCTTTGGGTTCAAAAAAGTCCTTACTGGAACAAATCAAA AATACTTGTAAGGCTATAGATGGATTAACTAAATTACTGTTGGCTGTGCGGCCAAAAATTAACCAAGTTGAGAATGAATTGAAGGCCGCTGGGAAAGATATAGAGACCTTGCAGAAAAAACTACCATGGATTGATCAGAGGAAAGATGAAGCACACCAATGCATTcacaaactgaaaaaacaaCAGAGTGAGGAGATATGA
- the LOC117613919 gene encoding eukaryotic initiation factor 4A-11-like, with protein sequence MAAVAPEGSQFDARQYDAKMSELLGADGQEFFTSYDEVHESFDAMGLQENLLRGIYAYGFEKPSAIQQRGIVPFCKGLDVIQQAQSGTGKTATFCSGILQQLDYALPDCQALVLAPTRELAQQIEKVMRALGDYLGVKVHACVGGTSVREDQRILSSGVHVVVGTPGRVFDMLRRQSLRPDYIKMFVLDEADEMLSRGFKDQIYDIFQLLPSKIQVGVFSATMPPEALDITRKFMNKPVRILVKRDELTLEGIKQFHVNVDKEEWKLETLCDLYETLAITQSVIFVNTRRKVDWLTDKMRSRDHTVSATHGDMDQNTRDIIMREFRSGSSRVLITTDLLARGIDVQQVSLVINFDLPTQPENYLHRIGRSGRFGRKGVAINFVTKDDERMLFDIQKFYNVVIEELPANVADLL encoded by the exons ATGGCTGCTGTGGCACCGGAAGGATCCCAATTTGATGCTCGTCAGTATGATGCTAAAATGAGTGAGTT ACTTGGAGCTGATGGGCAAGAATTCTTCACATCATATGATGAGGTTCATGAGAGCTTTGATGCTATGGGATTGCAGGAGAACCTTCTTAGGGGCATTTATGCATATg gtTTTGAGAAGCCCTCTGCAATTCAGCAAAGGGGAATTGTTCCTTTCTGCAAGGGACTTGATGTGATTCAACAGGCACAGTCTGGAACTGGAAAAACTGCGACTTTCTGCTCTGGAATTCTGCAGCAGCTTGATTATGCCTTACCTGATTGCCAGGCATTGGTTCTTGCACCCACACGAGAACTTGCTCAACAGATTGAGAAGGTTATGCGAGCACTGGGGGACTATCTTGGTGTCAAGGTTCATGCTTGTGTTGGCGGGACCAGTGTTCGTGAAGATCAACGCATTCTCTCCAGTGGGGTCCATGTCGTTGTTGGTACACCTGGTCGTGTATTTGACATGTTACGGAGACAGTCTCTTCGTCCAGATTACATTAAGATGTTTGTCTTAGATGAAGCAGATGAAATGCTTTCACGAGGTTTCAAGGATCAG ATCTATGACATTTTCCAGCTGCTGCCATCGAAAATTCAGGTGGGGGTTTTCTCTGCTACAATGCCACCGGAGGCCCTTGACATCACTAGGAAGTTCATGAATAAACCTGTGAGGATTTTGGTGAAACGTGATGAGCTCACACTTGAGGGTATCAAGCAATTCCATGTCAATGTTGATAAAGAGGAATGGAAACTTGAGACACTTTGTGATCTTTATGAGACCTTGGCAATTACTCAGAGTGTCATCTTTGTGAACACCAGGCGCAAAGTTGATTGGCTTACTGACAAGATGCGCAGCCGCGATCACACAGTCTCTGCCACCCATGGAGACATGGACCAAAACACAAGAGACATTATCATGAGAGAGTTTCGGTCTGGTTCTTCTCGTGTGCTCATAACAACTGATCTCTTGGCCCGTGGTATTGATGTCCAGCAGGTCTCTTTAGTGATTAATTTTGATCTTCCAACACAACCGGAAAACTACCTCCACCGCATTGGTCGTAGTGGTCGTTTCGGGAGGAAGGGTGTTGCTATCAATTTTGTGACCAAGGATGACGAAAGGATGTTGTTTGACATCCAGAAGTTTTATAATGTTGTGATTGAGGAGCTGCCGGCAAATGTTGCTGATCTGCTTTAA
- the LOC117622534 gene encoding mitochondrial carrier protein CoAc1 isoform X2: protein MGSTQRSSLSTNVADLVDASQSTRQDVSYIDSMPVYVRELIAGGAAGGFAKTSVAPLERTKILLQTRTEFRSLGVCQSLKKLFKHEGVRGFYKGNGASVVRIVPYAALHYMTYEQYRCWILNNYSALGSGPHIDLLAGAAAGGTAVLCTYPLDLARTKLAYQVVNTRGNFNYGMKGAQSQIVYKGIRDVLSSVYREGGLRGLYRGVGPTLTGILPYAGLKFYIYEELKTRVPEEYEKSIVTRLSCGALAGLFGQTLTYPLDVVRRQMQVRNS, encoded by the exons ATGGGTTCTACACAAAGGTCTTCTTTGTCAACAAATGTGGCAGACTTGGTTGATGCTTCACAATCGACCCGCCAAGATGTCTCATACATTGATAGTATGCCTGTTTATGTTAGGGAGTTGATTGCCGGAGGCGCTGCTGGAGGATTTGCTAAGACTTCTGTTGCACCACTGGAACGGACCAAAATACTCTTGCAG ACAAGAACAGAGTTCCGTTCTCTCGGAGTGTGTCAATCTTTGAAGAAGTTATTTAAGCATGAAGGCGTTCGAGGATTCTACAA AGGAAATGGAGCTAGTGTTGTTCGAATTGTTCCTTATGCAGCCTTGCATTACATGACGTATGAGCAGTACAGGTGTTGGATCTTGAATAATTATTCTGCTTTAGGATCAGGGCCTCATATTGATCTTTTAGCTGGTGCAGCAGCCGGAGGGACAGCAGTTTTATGCACTTACCCCTTGGACCTAGCTCGCACCAAACTTGCTTATCAG GTTGTTAATACCAGAGGAAACTTCAATTATGGCATGAAAGGTGCCCAGTCTCAAATTGTTTATAAGGGCATAAGGGATGTGCTTTCAAGTGTTTACAGGGAGGGGGGCCTTCGTGGGCTTTATCGAGGTGTAG GCCCAACACTCACTGGAATCCTCCCTTATGCTGGTTTAAAGTTCTACATATATGAGGAACTTAAAACGCGTGTTCCTGAAGAGTATGAAAAGTCCATTGTGACGCGCCTTTCCTGTGGAGCTTTGGCCGGGTTATTTGGGCAAACTCTCACATACCCCTTGGATGTTGTTAGGAGGCAAATGCAG GTGAGAAATAGTTAG
- the LOC117615968 gene encoding uncharacterized protein LOC117615968 isoform X3, protein MEDYSRSKSYGTGSGTMQMENYYGPPRPPTSYELRSYSVSYAQTQMANNNNRDFKLKKGKITSGSSSKSNWGLMDPELQRKKRVASYKMYSVEGKMKGSFRKSFRWLKDKCTQVVYGWW, encoded by the coding sequence ATGGAAGACTACAGCAGATCAAAGTCATATGGCACTGGCAGTGGGACGATGCAGATGGAAAACTACTATGGACCTCCAAGACCACCCACTTCCTATGAGCTAAGGAGCTACAGTGTTTCTTATGCACAAACCCAGATGGCTAATAACAATAACAGGGACTTCAAGTTGAAGAAGGGAAAAATCACTTCTGGTTCGTCCTCAAAGTCTAATTGGGGTCTCATGGACCCTGAGTtgcagaggaagaagagggttGCTAGCTACAAAATGTACTCTGTGGAGGGCAAGATGAAGGGCTCCTTCAGGAAAAGCTTCAGGTGGCTTAAAGATAAGTGCACCCAAGTGGTTTATGGATGGTGGTGA
- the LOC117631591 gene encoding probable magnesium transporter NIPA9 — protein sequence MWESIFLTLAATAGNNIGKILQKKGTVILPPLSFKLKVIRAYALNRAWLIGFLMDIFGALLMLRALSLAPVSVIQPVSGCGLAILSIFSHFYLKEIMNAVDWMGITLAGIGTIGVGAGGEEQKASAISIFHLPWLAIVVAILFVLLNGWLRIYRRQRKEQELMEYDVVEEIIYGLESGILFGMASVISKMGFVFLEQGFPSMLVPICLIFSICCSGTGFFYQTWGLKHGRAIVVSTCAAVASIVTGVLAGMLALGERLPSAPTARLSLVLGWLFIIFGVILLVSSTRLVRNLPRPLRHFIQSGVDKNFSQRKSGSIRTRDSSPSTVIQAATLHHLIPTSSKEKA from the exons ATGTGGGAGTCGATCTTTCTAACGCTGGCGGCGACGGCCGGAAACAATATCGGAAAAATTCTTCAGAAGAAGGGCACCGTCattcttcctcctctctctttcaagCTCAAG GTGATCAGGGCGTATGCTTTGAACAGAGCTTGGTTGATAGGTTTTCTGATGGATATATTTGGAGCCTTGCTCATGTTGAGAGCATTATCTCTTGCTCCT GTATCTGTCATACAACCCGTTTCTGGGTGTGGACTTGCCATTCTTTCAATCTTTTCCCATTTTTATCTGAAGGAAATTATGAATGCTGTTGACTGGATGGGGATTACCTTAGCAGGCATTGGCACTATAG GAGTTGGTGCCGGAGGTGAGGAGCAAAAGGCTTCTGCTATATCTATTTTCCATCTACCATGGTTGGCAATTGTAGTCGCCATCTTGTTT GTACTACTGAATGGATGGCTACGCATCTACAGACGTCAACGCAAAGAACAGGAGTTG ATGGAATATGACGTTGTTGAAGAAATTATATACGGCTTGGAATCTGGCATTTTGTTTGG GATGGCATCTGTAATATCAAAGATGGGATTCGTATTCTTGGAGCAGGGTTTCCCCAGCATGCTGGTTCCTATATGCCTGATATTCAGCATATGTTGTAGTGGTACAGGGTTTTTTTACCAG ACTTGGGGGTTAAAGCATGGGAGGGCAATTGTGGTGTCTACATGTGCTGCTGTGGCATCAATTGTGACTGGTGTGCTTGCTGGAATGCTTGCTTTGGGTGAAAGATTGCCTTCAGCGCCAACCGCTCGTCTTTCACTTGTGCTTGGATG gctatttataatttttggcgTGATTTTACTTGTGAGTTCGACACGGCTGGTGAGAAACCTTCCTCGGCCTTTACGGCATTTTATCCAGAGTGGTGTTGATAAGAACTTCAGCCAGAGAAAATCCGGGTCTATCCGCACTAGGGATTCGAGCCCTAGCACTGTTATTCAGGCAGCAACTCTGCATCATTTGATACCAACTTCGTCTAAAGAAAaggcttga
- the LOC117615968 gene encoding uncharacterized protein LOC117615968 isoform X1, with protein MNILQLFLLRFADKSNQRKPIQPCLPGEEIAKRKLNFRMGHGTKSLAKEKQLLKQINVSQKEGVCLFSSLEEEYHMLPEYYSWWHYERWYQTNQRNIVQYRLRQIQQLKWQRESLAVLLQGQWDEAIAKASGNANANANSAANAAANAIAKGKIWDSLGSKKSLLEQIKNTCKAIDGLTKLLLAVRPKINQVENELKAAGKDIETLQKKLPWIDQRKDEAHQCIHKLKKQQSEEI; from the exons ATGAATATATTGCAACTATTTCTGCTTCGTTTCGCAGACAAATCTAaccaaagaaaaccaattcaGCCCTGCTTGCCAGGAGAAGAGATAGCTAAAcgt AAATTGAATTTCAGGATGGGACACGGAACCAAAAGTTTGGCTAAGGAAAAACAGCTTCTGAAACAGATCAATGTGAGCCAGAAGGAGggtgtttgtttattttcctcACTTGAAGAGGAATATCATATGCTTCCTGAATAT TATTCGTGGTGGCATTACGAGAGATGGTATCAGACCAATCAGAGAAATATAGTTCAATACCGCCTAAGACAAATCCAACAACTTAAATGGCAAAGGGAAAGTTTGGCAGTTCTATTGCAAGGGCAATGGGATGAAGCTATTGCTAAAGCTAGTGGGAATGCTAATGCTAATGCCAATTCTGCTGCCAATGCTGCTGCCAATGCTATTGCCAAGGGAAAGATTTGGGATTCTTTGGGTTCAAAAAAGTCCTTACTGGAACAAATCAAA AATACTTGTAAGGCTATAGATGGATTAACTAAATTACTGTTGGCTGTGCGGCCAAAAATTAACCAAGTTGAGAATGAATTGAAGGCCGCTGGGAAAGATATAGAGACCTTGCAGAAAAAACTACCATGGATTGATCAGAGGAAAGATGAAGCACACCAATGCATTcacaaactgaaaaaacaaCAGAGTGAGGAGATATGA
- the LOC117631598 gene encoding cytokinin riboside 5'-monophosphate phosphoribohydrolase LOG8, producing the protein MEESNARSKFKRICVFCGSNSGRRKVFSDAALELGNELVKRKIDLVYGGGSVGLMGLISQTVYDGGCHVLGVIPKALMPLEISGPTVGEVRTVTDMHERKASMAQEADAFIALPGGYGTMEELLEIITWAQLGIHMKPVGLLNVDGYYNSLLALFDNGVEEGFIKPCARHIVVSAPTAKELVVKMEQYTPSHEHVASHESWQMEQLDNSQAKKTQGEAVIGDSSFT; encoded by the exons ATGGAAGAGAGCAACGCTAGGAGCAAGTTCAAGAGGATTTGTGTGTTCTGTGGAAGCAACTCTGGCCGCAGAAAAGTATTCAGTGATGCTGCTCTTGAGTTGGGCAATGAActg GTCAAGAGGAAGATAGATTTGGTGTATGGTGGGGGAAGTGTCGGGTTGATGGGTTTAATATCCCAGACAGTGTACGATGGAGGTTGCCATGTTCTTGG GGTCATTCCAAAAGCTCTCATGCCTCTTGAG ATATCTGGTCCAACTGTTGGAGAAGTAAGAACAGTTACAGACATGCATGAGCGTAAGGCTTCTATGGCTCAAGAAGCTGATGCCTTTATTGCTCTTCCTG GAGGATATGGAACTATGGAAGAGCTGTTGGAGATAATAACATGGGCCCAACTTGGGATTCATATGAAGCCG GTTGGTTTGCTTAATGTTGATGGGTACTATAATTCCTTGCTGGCACTATTTGACAATGGTGTTGAAGAAGGTTTCATCAAGCCATGTGCTCGGCATATAGTTGTCTCTGCTCCAACAGCCAAAGAACTTGTGGTGAAGATGGAG CAATACACTCCTTCCCATGAACACGTTGCTTCTCATGAAAGCTGGCAAATGGAGCAACTTGATAACTCTCAAGCCAAGAAAACGCAAGGTGAAGCTGTTATTGGTGATAGCTCTTTCACCTAA
- the LOC117614810 gene encoding uncharacterized protein LOC117614810 isoform X2 has translation MGELEANSTQMAPVLESAGDNNRLQEVSGLIKDADEELNLKARIEEAEKLLAKTRQDKLELTEGIGQRVCDRSSTLLPRLENLNWHETELGYFLARERKKMNILQLFLLGFANKAHQGKPIKPCLPGEEIAKHKLNFRMGHGTNSLAEEKQLLKQIIVSPKEINKTGKEIDGLTELLLAVRQKIKLVEKELKVIEKDIESLQQKLQSMDQRKGEAHQCILKQRKQLLTKKKKTEKTTK, from the exons ATGGGGGAATTGGAAGCTAATTCTACACAAATGGCTCCGGTACTTGAAAGCGCAGGAGACAACAATCGGTTGCAAGAAGTTTCCGGGCTTATAAAGGATGCTGATGAAGAGCTAAATTTGAAAGCTAGAATTGAAGAGGCTGAGAAGCTGCTTGCAAAGACCAGGCAAGATAAACTTGAGCTAACTGAAGGCATAGGGCAAAGGGTG TGTGATCGGAGCTCTACCCTTCTTCCTCGGTTGGAAAACTTGAATTGGCATGAAACGGAACTCGGATACTTCTTGGCCCGGgagaggaagaaaatgaaTATATTGCAACTATTTCTGCTTGGTTTCGCAAACAAAGCTCACCAAGGAAAACCAATTAAGCCCTGCTTGCCAGGAGAAGAGATAGCTAAACAT AAATTGAATTTCCGGATGGGACATGGAACCAACAGTTTGGCTGAGGAAAAACAGCTTCTAAAACAGATCATTGTGAGCCCGAAGGAGATCAAT AAAACTGGTAAGGAGATAGATGGATTAACTGAATTACTATTGGCTGTGCGGCAAAAAATTAAGCTAGTTGAGAAAGAACTGAAGGTCATTGAGAAAGATATAGAGTCCTTGCAGCAAAAACTACAATCGATGGATCAGAGGAAAGGTGAAGCACACCAATGCATTCTCAAACAGAGAAAACAActtttgaccaaaaagaaaaaaacagagaaaacaaCTAAGTGA
- the LOC117622534 gene encoding mitochondrial carrier protein CoAc1 isoform X1 yields the protein MGSTQRSSLSTNVADLVDASQSTRQDVSYIDSMPVYVRELIAGGAAGGFAKTSVAPLERTKILLQTRTEFRSLGVCQSLKKLFKHEGVRGFYKGNGASVVRIVPYAALHYMTYEQYRCWILNNYSALGSGPHIDLLAGAAAGGTAVLCTYPLDLARTKLAYQVVNTRGNFNYGMKGAQSQIVYKGIRDVLSSVYREGGLRGLYRGVGPTLTGILPYAGLKFYIYEELKTRVPEEYEKSIVTRLSCGALAGLFGQTLTYPLDVVRRQMQVENLQPSGQGGVRYKNTLEGLTYIVRNQGWKKLFSGLSINYIKIVPSVAIGFTAYDTMKAWLHVPPHQKSSQ from the exons ATGGGTTCTACACAAAGGTCTTCTTTGTCAACAAATGTGGCAGACTTGGTTGATGCTTCACAATCGACCCGCCAAGATGTCTCATACATTGATAGTATGCCTGTTTATGTTAGGGAGTTGATTGCCGGAGGCGCTGCTGGAGGATTTGCTAAGACTTCTGTTGCACCACTGGAACGGACCAAAATACTCTTGCAG ACAAGAACAGAGTTCCGTTCTCTCGGAGTGTGTCAATCTTTGAAGAAGTTATTTAAGCATGAAGGCGTTCGAGGATTCTACAA AGGAAATGGAGCTAGTGTTGTTCGAATTGTTCCTTATGCAGCCTTGCATTACATGACGTATGAGCAGTACAGGTGTTGGATCTTGAATAATTATTCTGCTTTAGGATCAGGGCCTCATATTGATCTTTTAGCTGGTGCAGCAGCCGGAGGGACAGCAGTTTTATGCACTTACCCCTTGGACCTAGCTCGCACCAAACTTGCTTATCAG GTTGTTAATACCAGAGGAAACTTCAATTATGGCATGAAAGGTGCCCAGTCTCAAATTGTTTATAAGGGCATAAGGGATGTGCTTTCAAGTGTTTACAGGGAGGGGGGCCTTCGTGGGCTTTATCGAGGTGTAG GCCCAACACTCACTGGAATCCTCCCTTATGCTGGTTTAAAGTTCTACATATATGAGGAACTTAAAACGCGTGTTCCTGAAGAGTATGAAAAGTCCATTGTGACGCGCCTTTCCTGTGGAGCTTTGGCCGGGTTATTTGGGCAAACTCTCACATACCCCTTGGATGTTGTTAGGAGGCAAATGCAG GTTGAGAATCTGCAGCCTTCAGGTCAAGGTGGTGTTAGGTACAAGAACACATTGGAGGGTCTTACATATATTGTTCGTAATCAAGGATGGAAAAAGTTGTTTTCGGGCCTAAGCATTAACTATATCAAG
- the LOC117614810 gene encoding uncharacterized protein LOC117614810 isoform X1 encodes MGELEANSTQMAPVLESAGDNNRLQEVSGLIKDADEELNLKARIEEAEKLLAKTRQDKLELTEGIGQRVCDRSSTLLPRLENLNWHETELGYFLARERKKMNILQLFLLGFANKAHQGKPIKPCLPGEEIAKHKLNFRMGHGTNSLAEEKQLLKQIIVSPKEINVSPKEGVVGSFSSLENEYYVLSKSKTGKEIDGLTELLLAVRQKIKLVEKELKVIEKDIESLQQKLQSMDQRKGEAHQCILKQRKQLLTKKKKTEKTTK; translated from the exons ATGGGGGAATTGGAAGCTAATTCTACACAAATGGCTCCGGTACTTGAAAGCGCAGGAGACAACAATCGGTTGCAAGAAGTTTCCGGGCTTATAAAGGATGCTGATGAAGAGCTAAATTTGAAAGCTAGAATTGAAGAGGCTGAGAAGCTGCTTGCAAAGACCAGGCAAGATAAACTTGAGCTAACTGAAGGCATAGGGCAAAGGGTG TGTGATCGGAGCTCTACCCTTCTTCCTCGGTTGGAAAACTTGAATTGGCATGAAACGGAACTCGGATACTTCTTGGCCCGGgagaggaagaaaatgaaTATATTGCAACTATTTCTGCTTGGTTTCGCAAACAAAGCTCACCAAGGAAAACCAATTAAGCCCTGCTTGCCAGGAGAAGAGATAGCTAAACAT AAATTGAATTTCCGGATGGGACATGGAACCAACAGTTTGGCTGAGGAAAAACAGCTTCTAAAACAGATCATTGTGAGCCCGAAGGAGATCAATGTGAGCCCGAAAGAGGGTGTTGTTGGTTCATTTTCCTCATTGGAAAATGAATATTATGTGCTTTCTAAAAGT AAAACTGGTAAGGAGATAGATGGATTAACTGAATTACTATTGGCTGTGCGGCAAAAAATTAAGCTAGTTGAGAAAGAACTGAAGGTCATTGAGAAAGATATAGAGTCCTTGCAGCAAAAACTACAATCGATGGATCAGAGGAAAGGTGAAGCACACCAATGCATTCTCAAACAGAGAAAACAActtttgaccaaaaagaaaaaaacagagaaaacaaCTAAGTGA